The genome window TACGGGAGGCTGTGCTCAAGCAGGTCCAGCTCGCTGACACGACGCCCCATGTAGCCCTGCTCTACGGCGCCGATCCGGACGGTGATCGTCGGCCCGAAAGCATGCAGGCGGTCATGCCCGGCATCCACGCACACAAGATCGACGCCGTGCGCCGCAATATCCCGCTCGCGGACGGCGACCCGCTTCTCCTCGAAGCCTACCAACACAAGATTGTGAAGGAGGAAGCCGCCGCCTCGTTCGTCATCAACGAGCCGCAAATGCGGACCGCCATCTCGAAGGCGGAGCAGCTGGTTACCGATCTCGATCGCGACCTCGGGGCGTCCACCGGACCTTGGCTGTTCGGCGACCGCTTCACGCTCGCCGACCTGTTCTGGGCCGTCAGTCTCTACCGCTTCCTCTGGCTCGGCTATTCGGGTTTCTGGAAAGACGGTGCAGGCAAGCCCCGTGTCGAGGCCTATGCCAATCGGCTCTTCGCGCGGCCCTCCGTCAAGGATGCGATCATCCAGTGGCCCGGCCATCCGCCGAGCGAGAATGTCATCCATCTCCTGAGCAACGCCTAAAGGCAACCACCGCGCCGTCCGCAAGCGACGCGGTCCATGCCCTGAACGCGTCGTCCGGCAGGGCCGAGACCGGCTCTGTTGCAAAAATCGTGAAGCTTGAGCATGCTTGGCGGAGATTGGACGGACGGAACGATGACGGATTTCAAGTGGCGCCATTTCCAGGGTGATGTGATCCTGTGGGCGGTGCGCTGGTATTGTCGCTATCCGATCAGCTATCGCGACCTTGAGGAAATGCTGGCGGAACGCGGCATTTCGGTCGACCATACGACGATCTATCGCTGGGTCCAGTGCTACGCCCCGGAGATGGAGAAGCGGCTGCGCTGGTTCTGGCGGCGTGGCTTTGATCCGAGCTGGCGCCTGGATGAAACCTACGTCAAGGTGCGGGGCAAGTGGACCTACCTGTACCGGGCAGTCGACAAGCGGGGCGACACGATCGATTTCTACCTGTCGCCGACCCGCAGCGCCAAGGCAGCGAAGCGGTTCCTGGGCAAGGCCCTGCGAGGCCTGAAGCACTGGGAAAAGCCTGCCACGCTCAATACCGACAAAGCGCCGAGCTATGGTGCAGCGATCACCGAATTGAAGCGCGAAGGAAAGCTGGACCGGGAGACGGCCCACCGGCAGGTGAAGTATCTCAATAACGTGATCGAGGCCGATCACGGAAAGCTCAAGATACTGATCAAGCCGGTGCGCGGTTTCAAATCGATCCCCACGGCCTATGCCACGATCAAGGGATTCGAAGTCATGCGAGCCCTGCGCAAAGGACAGGCTCGCCCCTGGTGCCTGCAGCCCGGCATCAGGGGCGAGGTGCGCCTTGTGGAGAGAGCTTTTGGCATTGGGCCCTCGGCGCTGACGGAGGCCATGGGCATGCTCAACCACCATTTCGCAGCAGCCGCCTGATCGGCGCAGAGCGACAGCCTACCTCTGACTGCCGCCAATCTTTGCAACAGAGCCCGGTGCCGAGATGGCGCGGCTCTACGGCGTCAGTGAACCCACCGTCTCGCGCATCGTCGCCGCGCACCGCCAGCAATTCAGTCAGCAGCAGAGGGAACAGGCATGAAGCGTGGTCACGATCTGTCCGGCGTCATGAAGTTCGCCACCTCGCCGGCCTGGGGCGAGCATCTGGGCGAGGCGCTCGGCGATCATCTCGGGCTGGCGATGGAGGAGTTCGACTTCGAAGCGGACGAGCTGGCGGACATCGTCGGCGATCATTGGGCCGGCGTGTTGTGGGGATGCGCGTTCGAGGATCTGCTGACGCGCACCATCCAACCCGACCGGAACATCGTCGATGACTATATTCGGCGCCGGGGCTGGAATGAGAGCGGCCCGACCAAAATCTACCTGCGTGCCCTTCGATCGTCAGTGATGAGCCTCCACGAGGTCAGCGAGGTCGAGCCCGGCAGCGGCTTCCTCGTGCGCGACCTGATCCGGGGCGGCGAGCCGCTTCGAGTATCCGAGCGCAGCGCCTCGCAGACGCTGA of Sphingobium sp. MI1205 contains these proteins:
- a CDS encoding IS6-like element IS6100 family transposase, with the protein product MTDFKWRHFQGDVILWAVRWYCRYPISYRDLEEMLAERGISVDHTTIYRWVQCYAPEMEKRLRWFWRRGFDPSWRLDETYVKVRGKWTYLYRAVDKRGDTIDFYLSPTRSAKAAKRFLGKALRGLKHWEKPATLNTDKAPSYGAAITELKREGKLDRETAHRQVKYLNNVIEADHGKLKILIKPVRGFKSIPTAYATIKGFEVMRALRKGQARPWCLQPGIRGEVRLVERAFGIGPSALTEAMGMLNHHFAAAA
- the linD gene encoding 2,5-dichlorohydroquinone reductive dechlorinase is translated as MSADTETLARKVREEVIKPEQSTLISPDRQSPSLLRREATVEPRFELFHFVFSVCSQKVRGTLMEKGVTFGSNELTILPPQNENYCPQYVRLRLRSEAAAKHRPVSSFTGQSSVDSEGFDPLVVPTLVDHETGRILADSKAICLYLCDALSGGTDLLPADIREAVLKQVQLADTTPHVALLYGADPDGDRRPESMQAVMPGIHAHKIDAVRRNIPLADGDPLLLEAYQHKIVKEEAAASFVINEPQMRTAISKAEQLVTDLDRDLGASTGPWLFGDRFTLADLFWAVSLYRFLWLGYSGFWKDGAGKPRVEAYANRLFARPSVKDAIIQWPGHPPSENVIHLLSNA